catggccctaatgtgcaaaagtaagaactttactctaagatatagttgtgtgtgttgtataatctattattagttagagttcaagacgagagtcactctagttacctgatacttagaaagttcaacactatgtagaggttcaagtcgaaaggcacctttgcttatgcacaactgtatagcacttgctcaatgttttaaaatataagtgggggattgttggggtatatatttaaaaaacatagttttgtaataatatgccaaagttagagagatagtatggtggcattgttttgagctcccacactataggcatgggttcaattcccaccccacacaatttcactagggtatatactatttatactatatattatattacattagtccgggagcggggtcttgggaggtctgctgatccagaaacaatttttttttttgctgtttttaacttaaattttcaaaacgtattaagataattatatcatgattaattacagttaatgttgaaattttaatacggccgtttttttgctgttacaaagaaatttaattggcatttaatcgaaaattaattttccattaattccattgattctttttgattataaaataaaaaactggtttctggaagagaaatatagaacgttatttttatttcgtcaagttttctgagcaagtgttgttgaaagagttattattgattcgatttctcagtgcagagaaatcgaaagagataagctgttttatcccatagggtttcgacaaaaaactgactgctagcacaatcaagaggcagagtcgcgaaacaccttaaagatagcgatctagtacgcgactcagcggtttctttgtgtgatttgattatagtgctttgtttccaacagctAGCAATTCTTACATCTTCTTGCCGTAACAGAAGTGCCAAGATCGATACATGACTTGGTTTTTGAACGAATTGGCGCCAGCCAAGACTTTCCAGgaaatatacatgaacttctTTTCAACCATTCTGAATATGGCACCATAGGGGGTGAATCAGGATTATCCAAAACCCAAACAGGACCGAGCTAACGCTGTAACACCGCGATAATTGAGACGACAAGAACAGTACAAGTTAAAGGAAGGACCACAGGGAGTGGACTAACCAGAAGACTAAAAGTGAAAaagattactaaaaaaaaaaacaaagaaagaaaagaaaaaaaagagaaattaaaataaataaaggtCTCACATTCCCATTGATAAACAGGTCTAAATTCTTTTACCACCTATTAAAAATTAGAAATTGTTTACGATATGTTTTTAAGTTAGATGTGCAAATTATGTCACAAAAATCCCAACTACACAACCGATAACCAGACTTACTTGCATGAAAATCTTTCTGTAGGAAATTAATACCTCGAATATAATTGTGGGATGGGGAAATTTCTTTCTGACTCCGCATTAGCCTACTGGTTGTAAGCCTCTTGGCTGTTGTGTTTGTTGTGGTTGAGTCTGTGGTTTTTGggttgttttctgttttttttcttcttctcttttagttTGTTGTGGTTGAAACCCTTTCCAACTGTGGCTTCAATTCGGTTGTCAAAATCAAACCTCATAAAGTCTCGACTTCTCTTTTATCGACTTTAATGGTCGTTCTTTGTaagggtttttaatttttaagtACTTCAAAAATTACCGTCGGCTCCCGAATATACATCGGAATCTTCATTACTCCGGTCAAGACTTcaagcaaatcactcctactttggaGCATCTCTTTTTCTGGAAGAAGATAATCAACAAAAATGGTGGACTTTTGATCCGAATACCATTTCTCCTCCGATTCAATGGGTTCTCTACTCATACATGTGTCTAGTCTCTTTTGGgtgttctttctcttttcttattaGGACACTTGATGTTGTACTAGTGGTGTATGATATTTCTCTATGGTTCTTAAAATCAGATGTGCTTGAACTCTTTGTAACCTTAACTTTGAATtatcaatgaagaagaagagttttatcaaaaaaaaaaaaaaaaattcctaagaTTTTTCTTGGTAGGGTGCACATTATCTCAATTTGATAATAGAATTTAAACATGCGTTGTATCAGGGGGTATAGGACAAACAACAAAAATAGGACATGGGGAACCTTATCTTTGCAGAGCACAGTAACATGTCTCATTGAAGAGGTAAAGGGCTCCACTAGTCCAACCACAATAGTCTTTAGCTAGAGACCCCCCACTTCTTCATACAACCATAAAAACCAAAGAATCATCTCACTGAAAAAACCTCACCAACAACCGCTAATTATCTAGTCGATCTCTATACAATTCTTCACGCCTTTTAGATCTCTGGCATCAGTTTGTTTCAATGGCAATTGGGATGGTGCTGATAAAATGCATGTTTATGATGGTTTTGAGTGTGGGTTTTGTGAAATCAGATATAGATAAAGATAGAGAAGAGTGTGCCACACAATTAGTTGTTGTTGCTACATGCCTACCTTATGTTGGTGGAACGACAAAAGCTCCAACGCCGGATTGTTGTACTGGTGTCAAGCAAGTTCTTACTAGTAGCAAGAAATGTCTTTGTCTTCTTATTAAAGACAGGAATGATCCTTCTCTGGGTCTCAAAATCAACACTACTCTTTCTTTAGGACTTCCTTCTATTTGTAAAACCAAATCTGCAATTTCTGAGTGCCCCGGTGAGTTACTCACCGgagtttttattttgatttttttttctagattaTTGTACTCATTATTGTGGTTTTGATTTGGGTTATGTCTGATTTGATGAATTCAGCTCTACTGCACTTGTCTCCTAATTCACCTGATGCCAAAGTGTTTGAGGATTTTAATAACATTGCTAATGGTAATACTACTGCTAGTACTCCACCGGCGGCATCCAAGGGTAAGTGCACTATCTTTTGTAATTTGGCATAATTTTTGATGAGCAAGCAGCCTTTGAAACAATTATGTTAACATTAGATGCATAAAAAGGGATAAACTGGTTGCTAAAAAACACCAAATCTGGCAAACTGTGGTGACATTCTCCGGTTGTCCATGTTTTGATAACGGTGCTTTAGCGGAAATTAAAACGTAATGTGCAGTATTTTTTTGGTGGAATGTTGAAatttttggatttaattttattCTGTATTCTGATTTTTTGTTACAGAAACTCCAAAGAGTGGCAGCAGTAATGCAGGAGGATCAAGTCCACCACCGAAGAATAATGGTGGAATGAAAATAAATAGTTGGTTGGGACTGAAAATGGTGGGCGGGGTTCTTTTATGGTGCTTGACATCATACAGTTGATTGTAGATGATGTCTTAAGTGATTTAATTATTAGACAGTTGAGTTTATTTAAAGATCGTGTTATCTCttgtattaaattttttttttttttttataagcaaaGGCCTTCGACAAGGCTAAAAGTCCCCCTCAACTGGTGGAGCTAGCCAAGCAGGAGGCATAGACCAGTACCTAAAAGATTTCTTACGTTTTGCCCATTAAGCTAGCTCATGAGCAACGGTATTACAAATTTTAGGTTGAAAACTAAAGATACAAGCAATTAGATTAGAGGAAAATAACTGAATGTCTTTAAAAATTGCATTTGTTCTAGAATCTCCATCAAAGGAACCCAAAGAGAATTGTTCCACCAGCTTCTTAGCATCACTTTCAATGATGATATGGGTCATCTTTTGTTCCACTGCTTTCTTAAGAACTCCCCAGATGGCCCTGGCTTCCGCTTCTTCTGCAGACGAAACTTCAAAAACCATAGCAGCACAGAAAGAGGCTTTGCTAGTAAAACCTCTCATCACATAACCTGCACCATTATCTCCAGAGATGTCATCAAAGGCTCCATCTGTGTTACATTTGATCCAACCAACCAAAGGGGGCATCCATTTGTGATTTAAAGCTATAGGTTTTGTGAAAATAGCAACAGAAAGGTTTTTCCTAGTGAGGAGCATTGCCCTGGGTCTTTCTATGAcagaattatgattttcatacACGTTTTGAAAGACCAAGTTATTTCTACTGGTCCAGAGAGACCACAGGATAGCAACAAAGATTTGTTGAGCATCATCAGGTAATCTAGAGTTTTGATCCAGGAGCCAGAACATAAGCCACTGCTGAAAAGTTTTTTGAGTAAAGAAAGAAGTGCTTATGCAAAAACTGGACAAGAACCAAACCTTAGAATCAAAAGGACACAGAACCAAATTATGCATAATGATTTCATGAGGATTCTTGCATCTAGCACATTCAACAAAatgcataggcattctagtgTGGAGAACAGTTCTAGCTGGGAGAGCATTTTTTGCAGCTTTCCAAAGGAAGAGTTGAATTTCGTAAGGAACTTTAATCTTCTAGGTATGTAACCAAAGAGTTTTACAGGGAGAGGGATCTAATCCTCTGAGTCCCAAGTAAGTAGATTTAAAGAAAATTTACCATTCTTCGAAAGGTCCCAAGCCTTCCTATCAGGAAtgcaaagctggcttaagggaattgtgacaatcttcttaacagaagcatcatcaaagtggGTAGAGAGTCTAGAAACATTCTAGGTTCTAGTATTGTTATCAATGAAATAATCAACTTTAATGTTAGGGTCCTGAGGGGTAAGAGGGTTGGGAGTAGCAGATCCCAAATTtggaatccatttatcacaccaaggGTCGATAAACTTTCATCCCCAACAATCCAAGAAACAAAGGGTTTAATCAACTCCTTAATAGCATGAAGGCATTTCCAGGTCCAAGAGCATTTATCAGGGCATTTAGCATTCAGAAAATCAGTTCTATGGAAGTATCTAACTTTTAAAATCTTAGCCAACAtgcaatcagggttttcaataatTTTCCAAGCATTCCTAGCTAACATGGCAAGATTATTTAGCTCAGCTTTTCTAAAACCCAAGCCACCTTCAGATTTAGGGGAGCACAGAGTATCCCAACCCAAAAGATGGAGCTTCCTATCTTTTGGGTCAAGAGATTCTCCCCACCAGAATTTGCAGAGATGGGCATCCATCTGTCTGCAAAGGTACTTTGGGATTATAAAAGCCCCCatatgggtttggattttagaaTCTTTGAAAACAGTAGGAGTACCAAGGTACTTTTCGCCTAAATATCTGCTTTGGATATCCAGAATGTTAGCCAAAAGGGCTTTCCTATGTTCATGAAGTTTCCTACTAAATAGAATTccagatttatcaaaattaatttcCTGCCCAGAAGCAAGGCAATACTTTTGAGGATATCCCTTTATAACAGTAAAGTTTTCAGTAGTAgtagaagagaaaagaagagagtCATCAACAAACAGGAGATGAGTCATTTCTGGAGCATTTTTACAAATTTTGATACCCTTAAGAGTTTTATTCCTTTGGAGACTATCTATGTAAGAACAAAGGGCCTCAACACAGATAATGTATAGGtaaggggataaaggatccccttgCCTTAGGCCTCTCTCAGGTTGAAAAAAAACAGTAGGACTACCATTTAAGAGAACAGAATAAGAAAGAGTAGAAACACACTGGTTTATGAGTTTAATCCAATTTTCAGCTAGCCCCATTTTTCTCAAAACTTTTTCTAGAAAAGACCACTCCAATTTATCATAAgcttttgacatatcaagtttaacGGCAGCAGTGCCCTCAACTTTGTCATTATGATTAACATAATATATGGCTTCATTAGCAAGGGGAATATTGTCAGAGATACTCCTCTTAGGTATGAAGGCACTTTGGTTTTGGGATATGATGTTATTCATAAAAGGTTTAAGCCTATTAGGAAGAGTTTTAGAAAgaattttgtaaatgaaattaCATAATCCCATAGGTCTATATTGACTGACTAACTCAGCTAGAGGAACTTTAGGAATAAGAGCTATATTGGTATGATTGAAAACTTTAGCTATATTCCATGTTCTGAAGCAGGTTTGGGTCACATCAACAATATCCCAATAATATCCCAATACAGCTTCACCAACAATATcccaatgtttttgataaaataagTCTGTGAATCCATCTGGTCTTGGGGACTTTTTTCCTCCCATTTgaaaaacaacattttttatTTCCTCAGCAGTGAGGGGAAGATTTAAAGTGTCATTATCCTCGGCAGAAAATTTTACAGGCAGATCATTTAAAATTTCATCCTGAAATTGTTGGGGTTGAGAAGAGTAaagatttttgaaataatctaAGAAAGAATTcccaatactatctctatcagttaggaTAGCATTGGAAGAATTCTTGATCCAGCTAATAGCATTCCTCTTTCTCCTGAAAAGAGTGACTCTATGAAAGTAAAGTGTGTTTCTATCACCTTCAATGAGCCATACTTCTCTAGACTTATCTTTCCAGTAAAGTTCCTCCAGGGTATAGAGGTACTCTAATCTAGTTTTAAGTCTagcagtagtagtagtagtattaGTGGGATCAGAAATTTGTAGCTCTAACAAATCTTTTCTAATGGTAGATATAtcagtttgaatattaccaaatgaGGATTTGTTCCAATCTCTAATACCTTTTTTAGCAATAAGAAGCTTACCTCTTAGTTTATAGGCTGGAGATCCTATAATATTGACAGACTAAGAGTTAGCTATAATTTCTCTGCAAGTGGGATCCTCAATCCACATAGCCATGAAATGAAAAGGTCTAGGCATGCAAGTTTCCTCATAATTAAAACCTATGTTCATGGGGCAATTATCAGAAGAATCTCTAGGGAGATTGTTAACACAGAATTTAGGACAAAGATCCTCAACAATTTGGTTTAAAAGACATCTATCTAGCCTTTCTAGAATTAAATCAGGACCGTGTTTCATATTGGACCAAGTGAATCTTGGACCagaaaaaccaggatcatgcaaGTTGAAAACAACACAAAAATTTCTTAAATGTTCAAAATTAGAGTCTTTAACTTCAAGGCCACCATTTTTATCTTATGTTCCTAAAAGAGTATTAAAGCCACCAATGACAAAGACAGGTTCATTTATGGGGGAAATAGTTTGTTGACACTGTTGTTCTCAAAAGGAGGgtaggtttaccatacacaaaaTGGATATGGCAAGTTTTAGAATGGATAATATCAGTTGAAGTCACATAGATGCCCCTCAAGctggaagaaacaacattcagatGAATTTCTTTTTTTCCAGGCCAAAACCAGACCACCACTTTTACCAACACTAGGAACATTGAGAGTGAAGGGGAAGCCCATGTTTTTAAGTTTCCTGGATGCCATATCTTTCCCCATTTTAGTCTCAAAGAGGAAAATGATATCAGGGTTAACATTCCTACAAAGCATACTAAGTTCTTTGTTTGCAGATTTTTTTCCAAATCCTCTAAGGTTCCATGCAATTAAGTTTATTTGTTGACAGGGAATTGGTTAAATGCAGGGTTTGAATTATCAAGAATAGGATTGTGGGGTATAGGATTTACCTGAGTAGTAGAGTCGgatccaccaccaagagaagcATTGGAACCATCACCACTTTTAGAAGAACTTTGGGCGAAATTGAGACTAGAACTGGCAGCATTGAGAGGGGAATTGTTGCGGACATCATTGCTTTCTGGGGTGTTATCAGCAGGAACGTTGTAGCTTCCAAAGGAGTTGAAGAAAGGTTGGGTATTGAGGGAGCAAGTTGAGAGATCTATATCTGGTAATTCAGCAAAATTGGTAATTGGAGTGCACAGTTGAGCATAATCAGGCTCATTAGAGGTTTTTTCTTCAGGGACAACCGCTAGGCTGACAACAATGGAGTTAGCTCTGGTACGCTTTCTTAAATCCGACCTTGGATTAATCTTCCTTTTGAGATTTTTTATAGCTTCTTGTTCAGCAGAATTTCCTGCTCCTCTAGTGATTATAGAGCTGGTGTTTGGGGTAGCAGCAGTTTTGAACCTTCTTGAAGAATTAGTAGTACGAATCGGTCCGCTTGGAGTAGATTCAGAACCAGTAATAGAAGCAGCAACAGTAACATTTTGAGTAGTAACTTGCTTTAAGATAATTGGCAAGCCATTTTCTAACTGAGTTGGGTGTTTTTGAACAGGGCCAACATCAAAGGTTTTCAGGGTAGCAGATCTATTGACGAAGGGGCCCATTTGAAAAATGTTTGACAAACTTTTTTTATTAGTGTTTTCCATTCTTTGATCAACAGCTACAGTCTTTCCTTTAGTACTCACTTCAGTTGCAGTTGATTCCATTTGAGTATCTGGTATAACCTCAGAGTGTTGCATGTTGGTGTCAGTGTCACCAGCAAAATAAGGAGTTACTTGTTTGATTGCTGAAGGCATCATTAACTTTGAGACACTTGGAAGAGTGTAATCACTGCATCGAGCATCCAGATCTTTAATCTTCTTTTGCTTTAATTTCCAAGCAGGGAAGTTTTGATCTTTGTGATCAAGGATACGACAGGAGGTACAAAAATATCTTGGAACTTTGATGTGTCTACATTCAATAAGGAAAGGTTCATTCCTACCATTTGTGAAAAGCGGAATGCCTTTTGGTAGTGCTTTCTGGACTAGAATTCTAATGCAGACTTTGACATTCTTCTTAAAAGGATGTTTACCAAACGGGTTCTGAGCTTCTATGAGTTCTCCCATATTTAGAGTGAGGAGTTAAGATCTTCAAACTCTGTGCATTCATTGGGAATTTTTCACAAGATGAACCACATAATTTCTTCATCaaagaagagttggtgatttggtgGCCAACCTTCAATTGGAACAACTTTTAGCACCATTAGATAACCACAGACAAACCAAGGTTTTTGAGAATTAATTCTGTTAAAATCCTCTTCAGGTAAGTAACGGATGAGAACTTTGTTCCTCTGACAATTGAAAGTAGTGATAGTAGGGTGTTGAGCTATAGGCCAATTGTTGCAGATGTAATATCTGATTGAGGAGGTTGGGATCAGAGTTTCACAACAAACATATCCTGTCATACACCATTTCCAGTTAGTATCAGCTTCTTCTAAGACAACTTTCTTATCAATGAATACTGGTTTAGTAAGATAGTTGCAGATTATGCTTTGGGGGATAGGGTTGACATATGGAATGTCGCTATCATTTCCATGCTTTTGAGTTTGGCTTTGGACTAAGGTATTCACGTGAATATTGTGAGGAGAGAGCCACAAGAAGACGGTTCTAATAGGACCTTTTTGTAACATTTGAGACAGATTGGATTGAGGATAGGTGACATGGATATGGGTTGTTGAACATTTATTTGGTTTGTCATTATTCATTATGACGTTTAGGTGATGATGTAAACTGCCATAATAATGGTAGAAAAGAGGGGGAAATTTCTTTGTTTGGATTGGTGGTGAGGGAGAAGTTTTTTTTATGCTTGTTGGGTGGTTAGGTTTGATAGATAGGCTAGAGACATTTCTGTCTAATTTGCCCCAGGTTACGATGATGCCTCCCAACTGGTGCTATCGTCTCCTAGTCTGCATAAAACGTAAAgtgttaattagaccccaaagataaatatcaaagtttggtaacccaccagatactcccttaatggcAGTTACAAAGAAAGTGAAGGTCTTAATGAATATTAGGTGTTGAATATAGGTCTCGATAGGGTAATTATGGTTTGGATGGGTAAAATCAGACGCATGGCTTTGAAGAGGCGTGGTAAACAAAGCGACATGACGCTTAACCAAGCGCCTTAAATGGTAATTAATAGGTATGGTGGGGGCTTTAAAAGGTGGTTTATGAGGGTAATtagcatattcagagaaaaaatTAGCTTTCTTTCACCGGAAAAGGAAAGGTTTAGGGAGAATTTAGAAAGTCTAAGAAATAGTCGGCGAGTCTTCTCAGAGTGCAAGGGGTGGGAGAATTCCTGGAGATTCTCCTTTGCCATCATCTGCTGTATCTCCAGATTCACCAGAATATACACAAGCCAaggctcttctttcttcaatgaagattgaagaattaCAGAAACTGTAGGAAGATGTGCATTCTGAGATTGATCGGCAGTTACAAATTCAAATCCGACAAAGGGAGGAAGAGAAGGATGCGCGAGACAGAGAAAAGAGAAGACTTGAGAGATTGTATGATGCATGGCTACCAAAGTATTTTGATAGGCGAGAGAGAAAAGATGAGGAATGGGAAGAGAAGAAAGTAGGGAAGCAACCAAAGGCACCCAAATATGGAAGTGTAACTGAAAGTTATTCTGAAGCAACTGATGGGTTTGAGTCTGAGAGAGAGATGGAGACCAGTGATTTGGATTCATATACTTCTGTGAGTCATGAAAGGAACAATCATGGGAGGATAGTGTATGATTAAAAGCATTTAAGGAGCCGATTTGAGTATGAAATTTCCAACCCCAAGATCTTCTCAAGGACCATGAATGAGGGTGAACCAGAAAGATTTAAGGTAAGTTTGAATGTGCTTGattaagatgatgaagatgaagaggatagGGATGATGATTCATACTCCGGTGGGACTTCGCCTGCTCCATCAGACAGTGAAGATAGTAAACGATGTGAAGGGGATGAATGGGATGAGTTGTGGTGAACACTACAAGGTTACTAGAAGAAGCCATATTTTCAGGTTGTGCATAAAGCCTGAAAACAGTTAACAGGTTTTTTATGAAATGGCTTTTCTGGTAACTTCCTTTTATCCCAATCTTCTtaaatttgttgttgttgatgatggtaaGTTTCTTGTTGCTTCTTGAAGAGAGGTCGGCTTTGTTTGCAGTTCTTTGAATTTGTGTGCTTTTATAGTTGTAATTGTTAAGGGTTGAGAAAGAGGTAGTCTTACAGGTTTTTTGATGAACAATTGGTAATTTTGTGGTAATTTGTgttagaattttggtattttgatgGATGTAATTTAGCTTTGAATGTCGGGGATTTGGGCAATCGGGGTTTTGAATGTTTAAACTCTTGTAATGAAACACTGGGCTCTGGGATGGCTCAGTGTTAACTTTAGTAGTATTATTGTAGTTATTTCCTGATAAACTTGTGAACAACTTGAGTTTTTGTATGAGACTGGTGAGACTATGGAAGAATAGACTTGTACTAGGCTCTTTGATTCTCTTGTATTAAATTAACCCATTGATGTTGGTTTATATTGACAAGCTATAAAATCAAACAGTGTGTTTTGCTATTTTTATGCAGAAATGCTTTATATCCCGGGTTGAATCCCGTGGGCCATCCTGATTTCATTTTGTGTGAGAGATAGGGGGTGGGACCCATACTTAACCCACCCATGCAAACCGCCGACTCATAAGGGAATTACCTTATTTTCTCTTATCGGGATACACACCGGGCTGGTCCCGCGGTGAGTGTATCATTTCCGAAAATTTGTTCTGCTCTATATTATGCTCTCAGGGAACTCTGACTCTGATTACGAGAAATTTACTTATcacattttactttttttttttataataagaaAGATAGTAAATTTTATTGAAATGATTATACTATAATATCCATTTGGATACATTGTGACATCCAGTCTGGATATTGGTTAGACCATTCCCCTTCAGAGACTATTTTGGATCCATGTTTTGCAATTTTGTGAGCAACATGGTTTACATCCCTAAGCACATGAGTGCATATCTAACTATCAAAGGAATTTAAGATAAAGCCACAATCAGTTATGAAGCCTCTTGTGGTATATTTTATTGCTTCTAATCTACAATTTAAAGCAGTAATAACATTCAGACAGTCACTCTCAAGATATCCTTTGTGCCTTGCCCATAATGCAGCTTCTAGTAGAGATTTTGCCTCAGCTTGCTCTAGGTCTAAAGCTTTTGTCTTGCGGAATCTTGCTCCATCTGTGCTACCTGCAAAAGTCCTACTAATTAGTCGGGTTCCTACAGATTTAGTAAGATCTTCAAATGCAGCATCACAGTTTATTTTTATAAAAGGATCAACTGGTTTCTGCCATTCTGCAGTGGGTTGAATGGTATTAGATATGATGGTTTATATTGTGAGAGAcatcaactctattcaattccACAAAATCTGATCTAATTAAATGTACCAATCTCACATTCTGCATTTTCTCTATGAATTTACACTTTCTTTATGTTGTTAGTTAGTAGATTTTAGACTAAGAGTGTGAATATGAATTAAGCTTGTGCAAGGTTGTCATATTATATCTTGTTCAATTTTAGAAAACACCATGTCTACACTACACTTACGATGAGGATTGCGCCATTACGAAGCTTGGGTGACACTCAAAGAACACTTTGAAGATCTAGGAAATGACATTGATCAATCATCCAATGCTTGGTGGAACCGTGTATTCATCATTTTTGTGGCGTTAGACGGAAATTGTAATTCAAAAACTTTGAAACTCATCAGAGAAAGGTTCGTGGAGATATTTGATGAATGCGAAGctttcaaaaaataattaaaagccTTGAGGGAAGCCGAAACCAATATgttggtgtttatgggtgaaaactgtttctgccggttttggtaaattcgggtgtatggatgagaaacaaatctaaaccctaaacaatgcactgcatgggagtacttttgattcgagagatcaatctgtacaatcttggcctaaaccaagaaatggtctttccaggcttgcttcgatcacaaagtgaaggagaagggttggtcttagggagggaagcaaagagagtgttgagaccagaatcgttgattttgaaggtgtggttgtttatgacttgtatctaaaagtagaactggatagcagaatgaaaagctaccaggtgatttctagatactgtttcgttgccgaccaaaacttgttgtttgatgaaaataggtgaagcctatttatacaagtcatattgaaacgtaccctggtctcataggaagtggaaacgattgagtggtggaagaaaagagtaacgtgtaaccttcaatcattatgcttccatgatgaaggaagtgaattctttacaccgttacttttttaccaccactaattatcctgcttcatgacactttcttgtaccgggcgcattgcacgccgtacgctgtaaaccgccagaccaataccctgatgagcatcccccagtttgtgacgtgtttgatgtcttgagtgttttcgtgga
Above is a genomic segment from Papaver somniferum cultivar HN1 chromosome 10, ASM357369v1, whole genome shotgun sequence containing:
- the LOC113317533 gene encoding protein YLS3-like, encoding MAIGMVLIKCMFMMVLSVGFVKSDIDKDREECATQLVVVATCLPYVGGTTKAPTPDCCTGVKQVLTSSKKCLCLLIKDRNDPSLGLKINTTLSLGLPSICKTKSAISECPALLHLSPNSPDAKVFEDFNNIANGNTTASTPPAASKETPKSGSSNAGGSSPPPKNNGGMKINSWLGLKMVGGVLLWCLTSYS
- the LOC113316418 gene encoding uncharacterized protein LOC113316418, producing the protein MGKDMASRKLKNMGFPFTLNVPSVGSPAYKLRGKLLIAKKGIRDWNKSSFGNIQTDISTIRKDLLELQISDPTNTTTTTARLKTRLEYLYTLEELYWKDKSREVWLIEGDRNTLYFHRVTLFRRKRNAISWIKNSSNAILTDRDSIGNSFLDYFKNLYSSQPQQFQDEILNDLPVKFSAEDNDTLNLPLTAEEIKNVVFQMGGKKSPRPDGFTDLFYQKHWDIVGEAVLGYYWDIVDVTQTCFRTWNIAKVFNHTNIALIPKVPLAELVSQYRPMGLCNFIYKILSKTLPNRLKPFMNNIISQNQSAFIPKRSISDNIPLANEAIYYVNHNDKVEGTAAVKLDMSKAYDKLEWSFLEKVLRKMGLAENWIKLINQCVSTLSYSVLLNGSPTVFFQPERGLRQGDPLSPYLYIICVEALCSYIDSLQRNKTLKGIKICKNAPEMTHLLFVDDSLLFSSTTTENFTVIKGYPQKYCLASGQEINFDKSGILFSRKLHEHRKALLANILDIQSRYLGEKYLGTPTVFKDSKIQTHMGAFIIPKYLCRQMDAHLCKFWWGESLDPKDRKLHLLGWDTLCSPKSEGGLGFRKAELNNLAMLARNAWKIIENPDCMLAKILKVRYFHRTDFLNAKCPDKCSWTWKCLHAIKELIKPFVSWIVGDESLSTLGVINGFQIWDLLLPTLLPLRTLTLNFCISTSFFTQKTFQQWLMFWLLDQNSRLPDDAQQIFVAILWSLWTSRNNLVFQNVYENHNSVIERPRAMLLTRKNLSVAIFTKPIALNHKWMPPLVGWIKCNTDGAFDDISGDNGAGYVMRGFTSKASFCAAMVFEVSSAEEAEARAIWGVLKKAVEQKMTHIIIESDAKKLVEQFSLGSFDGDSRTNAIFKDIQLFSSNLIACIFSFQPKICNTVAHELA